The genomic region GCCTCAGTGATCAGCGCACCCAGCCGCGTCATGCGCTGCCCCAGCCACGGCGGCACACGACCACCATGCAGCGGCAGATCCGCGCTTCCCGCCCTTTTCGTCACGAACCCGTTCCTCTCAGCCGATTACCCCCAAATCACAGGCGAACGATGGTTGTCAGCCATCCCAAGCCGTCGCACCGATAAAGATCGCCGCCATCGCTTCGATGCCGGCCTGATCGACACGGTCGAAACGGCCCGGCAGCGGGCTGTCGAGATCGAGCACGCCGAACACCTGGCCATCGCGGATCAACGGCACGACCAGCTCCGAGCGCGAAGCGGCGTCACAGGCGATATGGCCGGGAAAGGCATGGACATCCTCGACCAGCATGGTTTGCGCCTTCTCCACCGCCGTCCCGCACACACCACGGCCCACGGCGATCCGCACGCAGGCAGGCTTGCCCTGAAAAGGACCGAGCAGCAATTCGTCCTCCGACTGGAGAAAATAGAAGCCGGCCCAATTGATATCGGGCAGCATCTGGAAGATCAGCGCCGAGGTATTGGCAGCATTGGCAATGGCATCTGTCTCGCCGGCAAGCAGGCCGCCCAGCTGCGCCTGCAGCGCATGGTAGAACTCCGCCTTGTCGGCATGTACAATCATGGTTTCCTGGAACATCGCCTATCTCCCTTGTTCTGTCATACCGCTGGGCGGGGATGCCTCATCCCCGATGCCCGCACCTGTCGTCTTGCCCTTTTATCGTCCCGGAGCGTGTATAGGCCAATTCGCATCACCCTGACAGGGACTGTCGCGGCCGACCCAGCCTCCATAACCAGCGGAGAATACGATATCCCGCAAATACCGCTGCCAGCACCCACATCAGCCCCGCCAAAAGCCAGCCGGATACGGTTGCAAGAAGGCCTGCCGTGGTCAAAGCGGCACCGCCAACCAGCACCAGCGCGCCACGGAACCGCGGGCCGAAGCTTTCCGCAAGCCGCCGGAAACGCGAGATATCGGCGGGACTATCCGCAAGCTTCAGCACATCGTGCGTGGCACGGTAGCCCGCTCCCTTCGCCAGAGCGCCTAGATCGGTCGCGGTGGTCGTCAGCGCCGCCAGCGGTTTCGCCCGCACCGAACGGGAAAGCGCCAGCCGGGCCGCGCCAAGATTGCCGGCGGAGGCAAGATCGACCGTCTCCCGGACAGCCTTGCCGTCGATCAGATCAGTCGCCACCGAGGTCATCGCGCGACGGAACGGCGGCCGCAGCAAATCCGCCTTGTCGGCGACCTTCAGCGCCGTGACGCCGACCCGCGCCGGCGATGCCATGCCGAAACTCGCAATCGTCGCGCCCGTAATCACCAGCCCTGCGGCGGCAAGCCCCATCGTCAGCGGACTGTAGACCTCGCCGTTGATGTAGGCTCGGCCTTCGTGCACCAAGTCGCGGGCGTCGCTGATGCCGGTGAGATCTGCGGTCACGGCACCCGCCAGCGCCTCGGGGCTCCTGGCGTCACCGCCGGCAAGCCCGCTCCAGGCATCCCGCAGGCTGCGTCCGGCATCAAAACCCTGTGCAGCTGCGACACGCTGTCGAAGATCGGGCGGGGTGATAACATCACGGCTATCGGCGAGGGCCAACAGGCTTGCAGCCAGATCCGGATCGTCATCGCCAAGCGCCTTGACGATCGCATCCTGGTAGGCAGTGGCCGGAACCCCGCGCAGGCGATAAGCGACAATCTCCGCCTCGCCCGCCCCCGGCCGCAGAACCGCCACCCCCTCCACCGCCTTCGGCACGACGACAACCCCCGCAACCAGCCCGCAGGCAAGGATCGCAGAGAGCGCAAAGCGGGATACGGAAGAGAGCAAAACCACGAAAACCTCGCTGGCTCGAAGCTTCGGCCATGCGCAGGATATAGGGAGCGAGGGGGGAAACGGCAATTGAGTTGGGATGTTGGGGCAATGGTCGATCTGAGAGCGCGCCCTGACTTGTACTTTATGACCGATTGAGCAGGATCTGAAGCTTTGCTGTCGTGATCCTGTCCCATAAGCTGCTTGTAGCCACCGACTCTGAGGCCCTGCGCTCTCAAGGAAATGCTGACGATAATGACCACGAGATCCATAAAACTCGCATCCATCCTGTTGGGCCTGCTTGGCTTCGGTCTATCCTTAGCCGTTGCGCAGGATGTAGCAGCACCGCTCTCGGCGGGATTTGAGGACCTGTGTGTCGCTGATAGCGCCCATCCACCGAAGCTCTGGAAGATAAGCGGCAAACTCGACCCCAATGCATGGAGATCGCGTATTGTCTGCGACCTCTCGTCGCCTGCGCGGCCCGTCTTGCATATCACGGTGCATCCCGGCGACGCGCCTGACCAGAGCGTCGGTGACGCACCGATAGAGCGCGTCGAAATCCAGATCAGGAAGCAGGTCATCAAGTTCGACAAGCCGACCTGGTATCACTTCGCCTTCAGGCTCGACGCGCCATGGGCAGGGATCGGCAATCGCACCGTCATCCATCAGGTAAAGCAGAATATCCCGACAGAAGAGACGAAGCCTCTCGGTTCCTGCCAGTCAGCCAACCCGCTGTTCAAGATCGAGGCGATCCCCTCCAAGTCCGGCGCAGTTTTCGTTGCAAAGGTGAGAGGAACATCGGACTGCAATGCCGGTACGTCCCAGATCGTCTGCGGACCTTGGCCCCTCGAGATCGGCGAATGGAACGATGTCAACGTCATGCTGAAGCCAAGCCTTCAGGAGGGCGCAAGCGCCTTGCAAGTCGCCCTCAACGGACGCGCCTGCGCAATTTCCTACACCGGACGCCTCGGCTATCTCGATCACGGCATGCGCGACGAAGACGGGCACCCATACATAGACGTCCAGCCACGTTTCGGAATCTACAGGGACACCCTGCCCGATCTCATCCAGTCCATCGACTTCGCCGATATTAAATTCTGGTCCACCGACCCCACCGGCGATCCCGCCTGGTCGAAACTGGCAGGATCCAGCAGGTAAAGGAGAGCCGCAAAAGCATTCTTGCTTCACGCCCAGAATGCTCTTGTGGAATACCTCCTGGCTTGATCCACGACCATAATCGCCAAAGGTGGCATTGATGGTCTCACGCTGGGCGATGTCAAATCGGACGGGAGGTCGGCATTCGGAGCTACGGGAAATAGTGCTTATGGGGTCATCCCCTTAGTTCGGATCTGCCAACTTCAGTTTGGCCAGCGCGCTCTTCAGCCCTTTGGGATAGAGTTCCGGGTAGCCATCGCGATCGAGTTCGTCCGGGTGGTACCAGCGCGCGACATTGCGGGTGCCGTCGCTTTCGTGAAAGACGATGTGATCGCCTGTCATGGATTGTTCGAGAGGGAATTTGACCTCGAAGACGAAGATCACCTCATGACCGGGCACGCCGCCAAAGGTGTAGAGGTTTTCAAAAACCTGCGGTCCGCCGACAATTTCGATCTCGACACCCAGTTCTTCCATGAACTCACGCTTCAGTGCGACTTCGGAAAGTTCGCCAAACTCGATACTGCCACCCAGCGGACGCACACCTGCAACGCGACCTTGGCCGTCTGGAACCTCGGCTGCGAGAAGGCGCCCTTGGTGCCAGACCAGGCCTATTGCCTTCACGCTGATTGGCGTCACTGGATACGATGTGCTCATCCTCGATACAATTAGAAGAGTAAATTAACGGCCGCAAGTCGTCGAAACGCGCTGCGGTCGGAGGTCAAAGACCACCTCCGCCGTTTCCCCGAACCCACTATCCCGCTCATCCCGTTTTGCCGCAGATTTTACTGCGCTTTCTCTGCGGCTTGTGATGTAGTCCCCGCAGGCCGCAATCAGCGAGAGACATCATGGCATCCGACCTCCACCGTAGTTTCCAGACATCCCGTCGCGAAGATCTTGGCCTTACGACGATCGGCAATCCGGCCGGTCTTTCGGTATCTGCGCTTGCCAATGGCGCGCTGTTTGCCATCGAGCACAGCGACGCCGCAGGCGTGCAGGTGATGATCAATCAGGTGCAGGGCTCGCCGATCTATGGCGGCATCGGCCGACTTTATCTGCGCACCGGCGGCCCCGATCCGGTGGTGGAGATCGTCGGCCCGCGCGCAAAGGCTCGCTTCGCCAGCAGCGACAGCGCATTCTCGTGGACCGGCGAAACCTATGGCATCCGCCACCGCGTCCGCCTCGAGTTGCATCCAGCCGAGCCGATCTGGCTTTGGCGCGTCTCGCTGGAAAACACCCGCTCTGAAACCGTCGATGCCGACCTCGTGCTGGTCCAGGATATCGGGCTCGGCGACCGCGGATTTCTGATGAACAGCGAAGCCTACGCCTCGCAATATATCGACCACCACATCGCGACGCACGAGCGCTTCGGGCCGGTGATCATGAACCGCCAGAACCTCAAGCAGGGCGGCGGCCACATACCATGGCTGGCACAGGGTTGCCTCGAAGGAGCTGCGGCCTTTGCCACCGATGCGATCCAGCTCGTCGATAGCGGCAGGCCGGACGGACAGCTCGTTGCCGCCTTCGGGGTGGCCCTGCCGAGCGAACGGCGCCAGCACGAAGTCGCCTGCCCGGCACTTCAATCGCCATCGATGTCGCTTGCGCCCGCAGCCTCGGGCAGCGCCACCTTTTTCGGCCTGTTTGTCGCCGATCATCCGGAGGCATCGAGCGATGCCGATCTCGCACTCCTGGCACCGCTGGCGGACCTGCCGACCTCCACCACCGGTGCGCTCATCGAAACGCCACCCGTGCGCAGCCTGGTGCAGGATGCGCCGTTGCTGGTGGCGGTGGCCCTCGACGACGCAGCCGTTGCCAAGCTCTACCCAAGCCGCGAGCTGGAGGAACGTGTGGATGGCCAGCTGCTATCGTTCTTCGTGCCCGGCGGCTTTCAGAACCGCCACGTGGTTTTGCTCGAAAAGGAGCTCCGTGTCGCGCGCCGCCATGGTGCTATCCTGCGCAGCGGACAAAGCATGCTGCCGGACGACAACACGCTGGCGGCAACATGCTGGATGCAGGGCATCTTTGCCGCCCAGCTGACCATCGGCAACACCTCTTTCCACAAGCTGTTTTCCGTCTCCCGCGATCCCTACAATCTCACCCGCAACAGCGGGTTGCGGATCATGGTCGATACCGGCTCAGGCTGGCAGCTGCTGGGCGTGCCCTCGGCATTCGACATGGGCCTCAGCGACTGCCGCTGGATCTACCGGCTGGCCGACCGCACCATCACTGTTTCGGCGATCGCCTCAGGCGACGATCCTGCCATGCAGTGGAGCATTACCGTCGAAGGCCCGGCCTGCCGCTTCCTCGCCTACGGCCAGGTGACGCTCGGCGAGCGTGAATACGAGACGCGCGGGCGGATCACCATCGATGCCGATGCCAAACAGATCACGCTGCAGCCGGACCCGAACTGGCTCTGGGGGCAGCGCTATCCCGATGCCAGCTACCGGCTGGTGTCATCGACGGCAGATGCCGTCGATGTCGTCGGCGGAGATGAACTGCTCTATGCCGACGGCGTCGCGCGGAATGGCCCTTTCATCGCCCTCAGGTCGCATGCGACGCAATTGCTGACCTTCGCCGTCGTTGGTTCGATGGTCGATGCCACCGAGGCCGAACGCCTTGCCCGCAGATACCAGGCCGGCGTCTCCAAAGCCGCCATGCTCGACCCAGCAGACCGCTTCTGGAAACACGCGACACGCGGCCTCGAAATTGCCGGGACCGGCCCGGATCTCGCAGCCCATGCAGCGATCCTGCCCTGGATGGCCCATGATGCCATCGTCCATATGAGCGTGCCGCACGGTCTGGAGCAGTATACCGGCGCCGCCTGGGGCACGCGCGATGCCTGCCAGGGGCCGATCGAATTCCTGCTCTCCTACGAGCATGACGCGGAGGCCAAGCAGGTCCTGAAGATAATCTTTGGCGAGCAGTTCCGCGACCGGGGCGACTGGCCGCAATGGTTCATGTTCGAGCCCTACGCCAATATCCGCTCGAGCGAGGCCCATGGCGATATCGTCGTCTGGCCGCTGAAGGCGCTCTGCGACTATATCGAAGCCACCGGCGATCTCGGCTTCCTCAACGAGACCACGGCCTGGCGCGACGACGGGACCATGGAGCGGACACCCGAGAAGGCATCGATCGCCGACCATGTCGAAAAGCTCCTGGCAACGATCCGCACCCGCTTCATCCCCGGTACCAGCCTGATCCGCTATGGCGAGGGCGACTGGAACGACTCGCTCCAGCCGGCCGATCCGCACCTGCGCGACTGGATGGTCAGCAGCTGGACCGTGGCCCTGCTGTACGAGCAGATCGTCCGCTACGGCGCGATCATGGAAAGCGTCGGCAAGATCGCCGAGGCAAAGCGGCTTCGTGCCAGTGCGGCGGCGATGCGCAGCGATTTCAACCGCCTGCTGATCCGCGACGGCATCGTCGCCGGCTATGCCATCTTCGATCCAGCCCACGACGGTGTCGAACTGCTGCTGCATCCGGAAGACCAGCGCACCGGCCTGCACTATTCGCTGATCTCCATGACCCAGCCGATGCTCGGCGGTCTGTTCACCGCAGACCAGCGCCACGGTCACAAGGCTCTCATCCGCGACCACCTGCTGTTTCCGGACGGTACGCGTCTGATGGAAAAGCCCGCCACCTATTCTGGCGGTCCCGAGACGCTCTTCCGCCGCGCCGAATCGTCGTCCTTCTTCGGACGCGAGATCGGCCTGATGTATGTCCACGCCCATCTGCGCTACTGCGAAACGCTGGTGCTCGATGAAGATGCTGATGGTCTCTGGCAGGCTCTGGCGCTCGCCAATCCGATTGCCGTCACCGACCGTCTTGCGCACGCATCCCTGCGCCAGCGCAACACCTATTTCAGCAGCAGCGATGCCGCCTTCCATGACCGCTACAGCGCCGCACGCGAATGGGATGAGGTGAAGGCAGGCTCCATTGCCGTCGATGGCGGCTGGCGCATTTACTCGAGCGGCCCGGGCCTCTACACCAAAGGCCTGCTGCAAAACGTCTTCGGCTTTCAACGGCAATCGGGCAAACGTGTGGAAAAGCCGTTGATCTCGGCATCGATCGACGTCTCCCGCATGACCCGGGACGATATGCCATCGGAAAGTGCCAGTTAGGGTATCGAGAGCTCAAAGCCGATATAATGAAAAAAGGGCCCGCCAGGAGAACTCGGCGGGCCCTTTGTGTAAAATGTCAAGCGGCAGTTCGGACGTTCGAAATCACGCCGATCAGGTCGTTGACGATGCGCTCGACCTGAACGCGGTCGTCGCCCTCGGCCATCACGCGGATCAGCGGTTCGGTTCCTGACGGCCGGATGACGAGGCGACCGTTGCGTGAAAGCTCGCTCTCGGCATCGGCAATCGCCTGCTTGACCTCGATATTTTCCAACGGCCGGCCTCCGGTGATGCGCACGTTGCGCAGCAGCTGCGGCACGGGTTCGAAGCGGCGGCAGACTTCGCTGACGGGCTTGCCGGAACGCTTGGCACAGGCAAGGATCTGCAGCGCCGCGACCAGGCCATCGCCCGTCGTGCCGTAATCCGACAGCACGATATGGCCCGACTGCTCGCCGCCGACGTTGAAGTCGTGCTGGCGCATGTGCTCGACGACGTAGCGGTCGCCGACCTGCGTGCGGGCCAGTTCCAGCCCCTTGTCGCCAAGGAAGCGCTCGAGCCCGAGGTTGGACATGACAGTTGCGACGATGCCTTTGCCGCGCAGTCGCTGGGTATCGGCCCAGCTCTCGGCAATGACAGCCATCAGCTGGTCGCCGTCGATGACCGAACCGTTCTCGTCGACGATGATGACGCGGTCGGCATCGCCATCGAGGGCAATGCCGATATCGGCGCGCACCTCGTCGACCTTCTTCTGCAGCGCCATCGGGCTGGTGGACCCGCAATTGAGGTTGATGTTGATGCCATCGGGCTCGTTGCCGATCGTCACGACCTCGGCGCCAAGCTCCCAGAGAACGGCTGGTGCGACCTTGTAGGCGGCACCATTGGCGCAATCGATGGCGATGCGCAGGCCCTGCAGCGTCACGTCGCGCGGCAAAGTGCGCTTGGCATTCTCGATGTAGCGGTCATGGACGCCGTCGATGCGCTTGGCGCGGCCAATATCGTCCGATTTCGCCAGCTGCAGGCTCAAGTCCTGGTCGAGCAGATCCTCGATCTGCATTTCGATGTCGTCGGAGAGCTTGTAGCCATCGGGGCCGAACAACTTGATGCCGTTGTCCTTGTAGGGATTGTGGGAGGCGGAGATCATCACACCGATGTCGGCACGCAGCGAGCGGGTCAGCATGGCGACGGCAGGCGTCGGGATGGGACCGAGAACGAAGGCATCGATACCGGCAGCTGTGAAGCCTGCCACGAGCGCGTTTTCCAGCATGTAGCCGGACAGCCGCGTATCCTTGCCGATCACGACTCGATGGCGATGATTGCCACGGCGAAAGATCGTTCCGACCGCAATGCCGACCCGCATGGCAAGATCTGGCGTCATCGGGAAGACGTTGGACTGCCCACGGATTCCGTCCGTGCCGAAATAGCGACGCTTCATAGTGTCTCCCGCAAATTTAAGCGCCTCCCCCACGGAGGCGCGTCCCGACTTGGTTGATGTCCGGGTCATCGAATGCGACGCTCATGCCACAGATCGCCGTCTTCATCACGTCAATTAACGCAAAGAACTATCACATGTCGTGACCGACGAAAAAGGCCGGCTCCCGCATGACGGGAACCGGCCTGATGTTATGAACGCTATTTTGGGATCAACGTGGCTGCGGCTCAAGCCCGCCGTCGGCTTCGTCGCCCTTGGCACCGATGGAACCGTCCTTCTTCGTGCCGGTCTTCGGCACGGCGGACCCACGGCTTGGCGGCGTATCGTCGCCCATATCGCGGGCAGGCTTTTCGCCGCGGATCAGCGCCTTGATCTCCTCGCCGCTCAGCGTCTCGTATTCCAGCAGCCCTTCGGCCACGATGATGAATGCGTCGTGCTGTTCGGTAAGGATGGTACGGGCCTGGGTATAGGCTTCGTCGATCAGGCGACGGACTTCGTTGTCGATCTTCTGGGCCGTCGCTTCTGAAACGTTCTTCGACTGCGACACAGAGTGCCCGAGGAAGACTTCCTGCTGGTTCTCGCCGTAGGCAACCTGGCCGAGCTGGTCTGAGAAGCCCCACTGCGTCACCATCGCACG from Rhizobium tumorigenes harbors:
- the glmM gene encoding phosphoglucosamine mutase → MKRRYFGTDGIRGQSNVFPMTPDLAMRVGIAVGTIFRRGNHRHRVVIGKDTRLSGYMLENALVAGFTAAGIDAFVLGPIPTPAVAMLTRSLRADIGVMISASHNPYKDNGIKLFGPDGYKLSDDIEMQIEDLLDQDLSLQLAKSDDIGRAKRIDGVHDRYIENAKRTLPRDVTLQGLRIAIDCANGAAYKVAPAVLWELGAEVVTIGNEPDGININLNCGSTSPMALQKKVDEVRADIGIALDGDADRVIIVDENGSVIDGDQLMAVIAESWADTQRLRGKGIVATVMSNLGLERFLGDKGLELARTQVGDRYVVEHMRQHDFNVGGEQSGHIVLSDYGTTGDGLVAALQILACAKRSGKPVSEVCRRFEPVPQLLRNVRITGGRPLENIEVKQAIADAESELSRNGRLVIRPSGTEPLIRVMAEGDDRVQVERIVNDLIGVISNVRTAA
- a CDS encoding GAF domain-containing protein, with translation MFQETMIVHADKAEFYHALQAQLGGLLAGETDAIANAANTSALIFQMLPDINWAGFYFLQSEDELLLGPFQGKPACVRIAVGRGVCGTAVEKAQTMLVEDVHAFPGHIACDAASRSELVVPLIRDGQVFGVLDLDSPLPGRFDRVDQAGIEAMAAIFIGATAWDG
- a CDS encoding heparin lyase I family protein — its product is MTTRSIKLASILLGLLGFGLSLAVAQDVAAPLSAGFEDLCVADSAHPPKLWKISGKLDPNAWRSRIVCDLSSPARPVLHITVHPGDAPDQSVGDAPIERVEIQIRKQVIKFDKPTWYHFAFRLDAPWAGIGNRTVIHQVKQNIPTEETKPLGSCQSANPLFKIEAIPSKSGAVFVAKVRGTSDCNAGTSQIVCGPWPLEIGEWNDVNVMLKPSLQEGASALQVALNGRACAISYTGRLGYLDHGMRDEDGHPYIDVQPRFGIYRDTLPDLIQSIDFADIKFWSTDPTGDPAWSKLAGSSR
- a CDS encoding cellobiose phosphorylase; protein product: MASDLHRSFQTSRREDLGLTTIGNPAGLSVSALANGALFAIEHSDAAGVQVMINQVQGSPIYGGIGRLYLRTGGPDPVVEIVGPRAKARFASSDSAFSWTGETYGIRHRVRLELHPAEPIWLWRVSLENTRSETVDADLVLVQDIGLGDRGFLMNSEAYASQYIDHHIATHERFGPVIMNRQNLKQGGGHIPWLAQGCLEGAAAFATDAIQLVDSGRPDGQLVAAFGVALPSERRQHEVACPALQSPSMSLAPAASGSATFFGLFVADHPEASSDADLALLAPLADLPTSTTGALIETPPVRSLVQDAPLLVAVALDDAAVAKLYPSRELEERVDGQLLSFFVPGGFQNRHVVLLEKELRVARRHGAILRSGQSMLPDDNTLAATCWMQGIFAAQLTIGNTSFHKLFSVSRDPYNLTRNSGLRIMVDTGSGWQLLGVPSAFDMGLSDCRWIYRLADRTITVSAIASGDDPAMQWSITVEGPACRFLAYGQVTLGEREYETRGRITIDADAKQITLQPDPNWLWGQRYPDASYRLVSSTADAVDVVGGDELLYADGVARNGPFIALRSHATQLLTFAVVGSMVDATEAERLARRYQAGVSKAAMLDPADRFWKHATRGLEIAGTGPDLAAHAAILPWMAHDAIVHMSVPHGLEQYTGAAWGTRDACQGPIEFLLSYEHDAEAKQVLKIIFGEQFRDRGDWPQWFMFEPYANIRSSEAHGDIVVWPLKALCDYIEATGDLGFLNETTAWRDDGTMERTPEKASIADHVEKLLATIRTRFIPGTSLIRYGEGDWNDSLQPADPHLRDWMVSSWTVALLYEQIVRYGAIMESVGKIAEAKRLRASAAAMRSDFNRLLIRDGIVAGYAIFDPAHDGVELLLHPEDQRTGLHYSLISMTQPMLGGLFTADQRHGHKALIRDHLLFPDGTRLMEKPATYSGGPETLFRRAESSSFFGREIGLMYVHAHLRYCETLVLDEDADGLWQALALANPIAVTDRLAHASLRQRNTYFSSSDAAFHDRYSAAREWDEVKAGSIAVDGGWRIYSSGPGLYTKGLLQNVFGFQRQSGKRVEKPLISASIDVSRMTRDDMPSESAS
- a CDS encoding NUDIX hydrolase; protein product: MTPISVKAIGLVWHQGRLLAAEVPDGQGRVAGVRPLGGSIEFGELSEVALKREFMEELGVEIEIVGGPQVFENLYTFGGVPGHEVIFVFEVKFPLEQSMTGDHIVFHESDGTRNVARWYHPDELDRDGYPELYPKGLKSALAKLKLADPN